A single region of the Amphiprion ocellaris isolate individual 3 ecotype Okinawa chromosome 4, ASM2253959v1, whole genome shotgun sequence genome encodes:
- the atf4a gene encoding cyclic AMP-dependent transcription factor ATF-4 isoform X1 → MTLSQLALEDVEDLYSGPLFLMADPMGPLLDQDEEEALSPSSSLEGKPASPPLSFSSSYASSLSPYQTLSLSPPPSPPPTHSSSFLGTKAGTDSSLSWLGAGDLLDARVGADNGEADDAFMGMDWMSEKIDLSEFDLDSLIGSCSADESPSSPEDLLASLDSHMDLDLDSLEVTIPDPQSSLELGLSLPSIPSLPLEPPLPEAPEAKKTEVAPAQEVIVKSEPPSPCPSSPAYTLELGSEVDVLDAEKVVTPLTATIIPDPSGIIQTPSPIVLSIPASGHYLVVLAKKEESSPVLLPDQTIKTSPSSDSDSDSGIESAAGSPGRLTSPPRTPSPTAGSSRTKPYSKPEPTATSSPKASRVKSVSGAPKVVEKKLKKMEQNKTAATRYRQKKRVEQELLLTECEELEKRNCELSEKAESISREIQYLKDLMEEVRKHRRGKTSSVA, encoded by the exons ATGACACTCTCCCAGCTCGCCTTGGAGGACGTGGAGGACCTGTACTCAG GGCCCTTGTTTCTGATGGCTGACCCCATGGGGCCCCTTCTGGAccaagatgaagaagaagctctttctccctcctcctctctagAGGGGAAGCCAGCTTCGCctcccctctctttctcctcctcctatGCATCCTCCCTGTCTCCTTATCAGACCTTGTCATTGTCCccacctccctctcctcctcccacccattcctcctcgttcctggGAACCAAGGCCGGAACAGACTCGTCCCTCTCCTGGCTCGGTGCCGGCGATCTGCTCGACGCCCGTGTTGGAGCAGACAATGGCGAGG CAGATGATGCTTTCATGGGCATGGACTGGATGTCAGAGAAAATAGACCTGAGTGAATTCGACCTGGATTCGCTCATTGGCTCCTGCTCAGCCGATGAATCTCCCAGCTCTCCCGAGGATCTCCTGGCCTCACTTGACTCCCACATGGATCTGGATCTCGACTCCTTAGAGGTGACCATCCCCGACCCACAAAGCAGCCTAGAGCTGGGCCTGTCACTGCCCAGCATCCCCTCCCTGCCTCTAGAGCCCCCTCTCCCTGAGGCACCTGAGGCCAAGAAGACAGAGGTGGCTCCTGCTCAGGAGGTTATTGTGAAGTCTGAGCCTCCCTCTCCCTGCCCCTCCTCTCCAGCCTACACACTGGAGCTGGGAAGTGAAGTGGATGTCCTGGATGCAGAGAAAGTTGTGACACCCCTCACTGCCACCATCATCCCAGATCCCAGTGGTATCATTCAAACACCCAGCCCCATTGTGCTCTCCATTCCTGCCTCTGGTCATTATTTGGTGGTGCTCGCCAAAAAAGAGGAATCGTCCCCGGTTCTGCTCCCTGATCAGACCATCAAAACCTCTCCATCAAGCGACAGCGACAGTGACTCTGGCATCGAGTCAGCTGCCGGCTCACCAGGTCGCCTTACCTCTCCTCCTCGCACTCCCTCCCCCACAGCTGGTTCCTCTAGGACCAAACCCTACTCCAAACCAGAGCCCACTGCTACTTCCTCCCCCAAGGCATCCCGGGTCAAATCAGTGTCTGGCGCTCCCAAAGTGGTGGAGAAGAAACTGAAGAAGATGGAACAGAACAAGACGGCAGCTACTCGCTACAGGCAGAAGAAGAGGGTCGAGCAGGAGCTGCTGCTCACAGAGTGTGAAGAGCTGGAGAAGAGGAACTGTGAGCTGTCAGAGAAAGCAGAGTCCATCAGCAGAGAGATCCAGTACCTCAAGGACCTGATGGAGGAAGTCCGTAAGCACCGTCGTGGAAAGACCAGCTCAGTGGCTTAG
- the atf4a gene encoding cyclic AMP-dependent transcription factor ATF-4 isoform X2 → MTLSQLALEDVEDLYSGPLFLMADPMGPLLDQDEEEALSPSSSLEGKPASPPLSFSSSYASSLSPYQTLSLSPPPSPPPTHSSSFLGTKAGTDSSLSWLGAGDLLDARVGADNGEDDAFMGMDWMSEKIDLSEFDLDSLIGSCSADESPSSPEDLLASLDSHMDLDLDSLEVTIPDPQSSLELGLSLPSIPSLPLEPPLPEAPEAKKTEVAPAQEVIVKSEPPSPCPSSPAYTLELGSEVDVLDAEKVVTPLTATIIPDPSGIIQTPSPIVLSIPASGHYLVVLAKKEESSPVLLPDQTIKTSPSSDSDSDSGIESAAGSPGRLTSPPRTPSPTAGSSRTKPYSKPEPTATSSPKASRVKSVSGAPKVVEKKLKKMEQNKTAATRYRQKKRVEQELLLTECEELEKRNCELSEKAESISREIQYLKDLMEEVRKHRRGKTSSVA, encoded by the exons ATGACACTCTCCCAGCTCGCCTTGGAGGACGTGGAGGACCTGTACTCAG GGCCCTTGTTTCTGATGGCTGACCCCATGGGGCCCCTTCTGGAccaagatgaagaagaagctctttctccctcctcctctctagAGGGGAAGCCAGCTTCGCctcccctctctttctcctcctcctatGCATCCTCCCTGTCTCCTTATCAGACCTTGTCATTGTCCccacctccctctcctcctcccacccattcctcctcgttcctggGAACCAAGGCCGGAACAGACTCGTCCCTCTCCTGGCTCGGTGCCGGCGATCTGCTCGACGCCCGTGTTGGAGCAGACAATGGCGAGG ATGATGCTTTCATGGGCATGGACTGGATGTCAGAGAAAATAGACCTGAGTGAATTCGACCTGGATTCGCTCATTGGCTCCTGCTCAGCCGATGAATCTCCCAGCTCTCCCGAGGATCTCCTGGCCTCACTTGACTCCCACATGGATCTGGATCTCGACTCCTTAGAGGTGACCATCCCCGACCCACAAAGCAGCCTAGAGCTGGGCCTGTCACTGCCCAGCATCCCCTCCCTGCCTCTAGAGCCCCCTCTCCCTGAGGCACCTGAGGCCAAGAAGACAGAGGTGGCTCCTGCTCAGGAGGTTATTGTGAAGTCTGAGCCTCCCTCTCCCTGCCCCTCCTCTCCAGCCTACACACTGGAGCTGGGAAGTGAAGTGGATGTCCTGGATGCAGAGAAAGTTGTGACACCCCTCACTGCCACCATCATCCCAGATCCCAGTGGTATCATTCAAACACCCAGCCCCATTGTGCTCTCCATTCCTGCCTCTGGTCATTATTTGGTGGTGCTCGCCAAAAAAGAGGAATCGTCCCCGGTTCTGCTCCCTGATCAGACCATCAAAACCTCTCCATCAAGCGACAGCGACAGTGACTCTGGCATCGAGTCAGCTGCCGGCTCACCAGGTCGCCTTACCTCTCCTCCTCGCACTCCCTCCCCCACAGCTGGTTCCTCTAGGACCAAACCCTACTCCAAACCAGAGCCCACTGCTACTTCCTCCCCCAAGGCATCCCGGGTCAAATCAGTGTCTGGCGCTCCCAAAGTGGTGGAGAAGAAACTGAAGAAGATGGAACAGAACAAGACGGCAGCTACTCGCTACAGGCAGAAGAAGAGGGTCGAGCAGGAGCTGCTGCTCACAGAGTGTGAAGAGCTGGAGAAGAGGAACTGTGAGCTGTCAGAGAAAGCAGAGTCCATCAGCAGAGAGATCCAGTACCTCAAGGACCTGATGGAGGAAGTCCGTAAGCACCGTCGTGGAAAGACCAGCTCAGTGGCTTAG
- the LOC111579886 gene encoding apolipoprotein L3-like, with translation MPQPKPPVPVPRTHFYRPVKTEDDEPVKCSPTPRSPSKSPESGLGRSAPPPVPPKKVTVKKRPGGSETGIDVVEIVKTVVKQPSKDDCKEQPPLPPVELLKQELEHGYESLDANALATCNNEYTSWNTLAKDLKRRRATDAEIIMVKAEQLSNTIQVYIKKMSECDETLKQHIHELRCVADNLDKVSKGTKIAGITGGATTVAGGVAAAAGVILSPFTLGASLALTAVGVGVAAAGGVTGASAAIANKVNMTQDKKKIDKTLHGYEKLIIEIQACLKFISEGMEQLRSHGLSALSETKMDSMRGTKVVQLAATGGASALALEANSKASGLIQGFALGMDFFFVQEKDGPKVKKGLESKFAKKIRRLAEDLEMGLDELIKIKDMFSEHC, from the exons ATGCCACAG CCGAAGCCTCCTGTTCCCGTGCCAAGGACACACTTTTATCGTCCGGTTAAAACGGAGGACGACGAGCCGGTAAAATGTAGTCCCACTCCTCGGTCACCCTCCAAATCTCCAGAG AGCGGTTTGGGTCGCTCAGCTCCACCACCGGTGCCACCAAAGAAGGTGACTGTTAAAAAGAGGCCGGGAGGAAGTGAAACTGGCATTGACGTAGTGGAAATAGTAAAG ACGGTGGTCAAACAACCATCTAAAGATGACTGCAAGGAACAACCTCCTCTGCCgcctgtggagctgctgaaACAGGAGCTTGAACATGGCTATGAAAGCCTG GATGCCAACGCTCTTGCCACTTGCAACAATGAATACACAT CCTGGAATACTCTGGCCAAAGACCTCAAACGTAGACGGGCGACAGATGCAGA GATCATCATGGTTAAAGCTGAGCAGCTCTCTAACACTATCCAGGTTTACATCAAAAAGATGTCTGAATGTGATGAAACCCTGAAACAACACATTCACGAGCTGCGCTGCGTTGCTGACAACTTAGACAAG gTTTCAAAGGGGACAAAGATTGCTGGCATCACAGGAGGAGCTACAACTGTAGCAGGAGGTGTGGCGGCAGCTGCTGGTGTGATTCTGTCTCCGTTCACTCTGGGAGCCTCGCTGGCACTAACTGCAGTCGGAGTCGGGGTGGCTGCAGCCGGCGGCGTCACTGGTGCATCTGCAGCCATCGCAAACAAG GTGAACATGACGcaggacaaaaagaaaatcGACAAGACCTTGCACGGCTACGAGAAGCTCATCATAGAGATTCAGGCCTGCCTGAAGTTCATCAGTGAGGGCATGGAGCAACTGAGGTCGCACGGTCTGTCTGCCCTGAGTGAAACCAAAATGGATTCAATGAGGGGCACCAAGGTGGTGCAGCTGGCTGCCACAGGAGGGGCAAGTGCCTTGGCCTTGGAGGCAAACAGTAAAGCATCTGGACTGATACAAGGCTTCGCCCTCGGGATGGATTTCTTCTTCGTCCAAGAAAAAGATGGGCCAAAGGTGAAGAAGGGCCTCGAGTCAAAGTTTGCAAAGAAAATCCGCAGGCTGGCAGAGGATCTCGAGATGGGATTGGATGAGCTCATCAAAATCAAAGACATGTTCAGTGAGCATTGTTAA
- the LOC111579885 gene encoding uncharacterized protein LOC111579885, with the protein MLFTRFISRSMSSTLHCHVIWESEGLVAYLHPRPWTPGSVILESSSSPGSPGGSIFHLQEAEYLSWLLGARAVAELLCDRLKVRRCALVSRPHRNTPVQIRILPLHGLDAEWRPHLAGEEEHNAHDPGYCTSKTAPRWSDSRLTEIQSKIRARLSSPDAPPDVTFLGDDPAHPGLFSRIVRGEEQQWRIWEDRTHVAFLTPFPNSPGFTVLVPRRPLTSDIFRLEPGDYAGLVLATKKVSQLLEEGLGAWGVGLIFEGFEIDYAHAKLIPLFLPPSLGAEGNTTKPPSRQFYPTYPGYVTSEDGPEASLDSLKEMHAKITQI; encoded by the exons ATGCTGTTTACGAGGTTCATTAGCAGAAG CATGTCCTCTACTCTTCATTGTCATGTCATCTGGGAGTCGGAGGGGCTGGTGGCCTACCTCCACCCCCGACCCTGGACCCCCGGCTCTGTGATtctggagagcagcagcagccctggCAGCCCAGGAGGCAGCATCTTCCACCTACAGGAAGCAGAGTATTTATCCTGGCTGCTGGGGGCGAGAGCTGTTGCTGAGCTGCTGTGTGACAGGCTGAAGGTTCGGAGGTGTGCGCTGGTCAGCAGacctcacagaaacacacctgtTCAG ATCCGTATCCTCCCCCTGCATGGTCTGGATGCAGAGTGGCGCCCTCACCTGGCTGGAGAAGAGGAGCACAATGCCCATGACCCTGGGTACTGCACCTCCAAGACCGCCCCTCGATGGAGCGACTCCAGACTCACTGAAATCCAGAGTAAGATTCGAGCCAGGCTCTCCTCCCCTGACGCCCCACCTGATGTGACTTTCCTCGGGGACGATCCAGCTCACCCCGGCCTGTTCTCGCGTATTGTTCGTGGCGAGGAGCAGCAGTGGCGGATTTGGGAGGACAGAACTCACGTGGCTTTTCTCACTCCTTTCCCCAACTCTCCAGGGTTTACTGTGTTGGTCCCACGCCGGCCTTTGACCTCTGACATATTCAGACTAGAACCAGGAGATTATGCAGGCCTGGTTTTGGCTACGAAGAAGGTGTCGCAACTCCTTGAGGAGGGATTGGGTGCCTGGGGGGTGGGGCTTATTTTCGAGGGTTTTGAGATTGACTATGCTCACGCCAAGTTGATTCCATTGTTTCTGCCTCCGTCGTTAGGGGCAGAAGGAAACACCACTAAACCACCGTCTCGCCAGTTTTACCCCACTTACCCTGGATATGTAACTTCAGAAGATGGACCTGAAGCCAGCTTAGACAGTCTCAAGGAGATGCACGCTAAAATTACTCAGATTTAA